The Saccharomyces cerevisiae S288C chromosome VII, complete sequence genome includes a region encoding these proteins:
- the SCY1 gene encoding Scy1p (Putative kinase; suppressor of GTPase mutant; dosage-sensitive modulator of mitochondrial DNA (mtDNA) homeostasis; localizes to the mitochondrial matrix, and to the cytosol and clathrin-coated vesicles in HTP studies; similar to bovine rhodopsin kinase; may have a role in intracellular sterol transport), with amino-acid sequence MMFWSSKTGITSKYSFSSSPTFTAEPWSIYTGRPKSSSSSSPSKVSIFMFDKKQFENYLLHYGIIKSKSGSRDKVLIQEAYEILRNQANNLAKLKHPNILTLIEPLEEHSKNFMFVTEFVTSSLETVFRETDDEEQNFLQGHVKDNIVVQRGILQLVNALDFVHNRASFVHLNIQPRAIFINENSDWKISGLGYLVKIPPGTNTSEYFLPQYDPRVPPFMHLQLNYTAPEIVFENTLTFKNDYFSLGLLIYFLYTGKDLFRSENSTSEYKLEYNKFESKISTMSWDNIFSKVPQKLRHCIPKLINRDIYSRYDNITLILDSEFFQDPLVKTLNFLDDLPTKNNEEKYVFLEGLVNLLPEFPPALLQKKFLPILLELLSQFCAEKVVSDKCVGKSLDLIIKIGSTLSQLSFQEKVYPVLLSDANFPVLLKKATICLIDNLDTLKQKVKRSDFLENILKPLFNYVLHDSESDITVVCQEKLLSQIPLALEVLDFPTVKQFLLPLLSNLFTKTTSLTVKNTCVTCFQIMIEHKSIDSYTCSETVLPLFKSMKTRDPRILSKLLKLFETVPLIITDEIVLVDQVLPLMWNYSMASTLTKSQYSGYTKAINKMSSDIQKHHIAKLDDKVNDIGEDAFHKVIEPTIMKKEDPETVAAKNIEVAAMQPVKKKTGSSYGETLPQSKSILNSKPLNPKNALATRGFPTRILNSPPQTPSSRTGSKVMTKGGSNDASSTKVEEEFNEFQSFSSTGSIRQTSAPSDVWMNSTPSPTPTSASSTNLPPGFSISLQPNKRKDGSSDIPRSNVYGSLI; translated from the coding sequence ATGATGTTTTGGTCCTCAAAGACGGGTATCACgtcaaaatattcattttcatcatcaccTACTTTCACAGCTGAACCATGGAGCATTTACACCGGTCGTCCCaaatcttcatcttcatcttcaccTTCCAAAGTATCGATATTCATGTTTGACAAGAAGCAGTTCGAAAACTATTTGTTACACTATGGTATTATTAAATCCAAATCTGGATCCAGAGATAAAGTATTAATACAAGAAGCGTACGAAATATTAAGAAACCAGGCCAATAACTTGGCCAAGCTCAAGCACCCAAATATTCTGACTTTAATTGAACCATTAGAAGAACATAGCAAGAATTTCATGTTCGTCACCGAGTTTGTCACTAGCTCATTGGAGACCGTTTTCAGAGAAACCGATGATGAAGAGCAGAATTTCTTACAAGGTCATGTTAAAGATAATATCGTGGTACAGCGAGGTATATTGCAACTGGTAAATGCACTCGATTTTGTTCATAACCGCGCAAGCTTTGTACACTTGAACATTCAACCTAGGGCAATAtttatcaatgaaaattctGATTGGAAAATTTCCGGCTTAGGCTATTTAGTAAAAATACCACCAGGCACAAATACCTCTGAATACTTCTTACCTCAATATGATCCCAGAGTTCCCCCATTTATGCATTTACAATTGAATTATACGGCCCCAGAAATTGTTTTTGAGAATACCCTAACCTTTAAGAAcgattatttttctttaggATTGTTGATATATTTTCTGTACACTGGTAAAGACTTGTTTCGCAGCGAAAATTCGACTAGTGAATATAAATTGGAGTACAACAAGTTTGAAAGCAAAATTAGTACAATGTCATGGGATAATATATTCAGTAAGGTTCCACAAAAGTTGAGGCATTGTATACCCAAGCTAATAAACAGAGACATCTATTCCAGATATGATAACATAACGTTGATTTTAGATTCTGAGTTTTTCCAAGATCCGTTAGTCAAAaccttgaattttttagaCGATTTACCTACCAAAAAtaacgaagaaaaatacgTATTCTTAGAGGGTCTCGTGAATCTGCTGCCAGAGTTTCCGCCAGCATTATTGCAAAAGAAGTTCTTGCCCATTTTATTGGAACTATTAAGTCAGTTTTGTGCTGAGAAGGTCGTAAGTGATAAATGTGTGGGTAAAAGTTTGGATTTGATAATCAAGATAGGGTCCACTTTATCTCAGTTGTCCTTTCAAGAGAAGGTTTATCCAGTTTTATTGAGTGATGCGAACTTTCCAgtattattaaaaaaagccaCCATCTGCCTGATCGATAATTTAGACACATTGAAGCAAAAAGTTAAACGCTCTGAtttcttggaaaatataCTCAAGCCGCTATTTAATTATGTTTTACATGACTCCGAAAGTGACATTACCGTGGTTTGTCAAGAAAAACTTTTATCACAAATTCCGTTAGCTTTAGAGGTACTTGATTTTCCTACCGTGAAACAATTCTTATTACCATTACTATCCAATCTATTTACAAAGACAACAAGTTTAACGGTGAAAAACACATGTGTTACGTGCTTTCAAATTATGATAGAGCATAAATCCATCGATTCTTATACTTGCTCAGAAACCGTCTTGCCTTTGTTTAAGTCCATGAAAACAAGAGATCCAAGAATTTTATCTAAGTTATTGAAGCTTTTTGAAACGGTGCCGTTGATCATTACTGATGAAATTGTTCTTGTTGACCAAGTACTGCCTTTGATGTGGAATTATTCTATGGCTTCAACGCTAACAAAGTCACAATATTCAGGATATACAAAGGCAATTAACAAAATGTCTTCAGACATCCAAAAGCACCATATCGCCAAATTGGATGATAAAGTCAATGATATTGGCGAAGATGCCTTTCACAAAGTCATTGAACCAACAATCATGAAGAAGGAGGACCCTGAGACAGTTGCAGctaaaaatattgaagtAGCAGCCATGCAAccagttaaaaaaaagactgGGTCCTCTTATGGGGAGACATTACCACAATCTAAAAGTATTTTAAACTCCAAACCCCTAAATCCTAAAAATGCCCTTGCAACTAGAGGCTTTCCAACAAGGATTCTAAACTCCCCTCCACAGACCCCATCAAGTCGAACTGGTTCAAAAGTTATGACCAAAGGTGGCTCCAACGACGCTTCGAGCACTAAGGTGGAAGAGGAATTCAATGAATTTCAATCCTTTTCAAGCACAGGGAGCATACGTCAAACTTCCGCACCATCAGACGTCTGGATGAACAGTACCCCCAGCCCTACCCCAACATCCGCAAGTAGTACCAATTTACCGCCTGGGTTCTCGATATCCTTGCAAccaaacaaaagaaaggatGGTTCTTCTGATATTCCCCGAAGTAATGTATATGGATCTTTGATATAA
- the MIY3 gene encoding Miy3p (hypothetical protein; MINDY family deubiquitinase that does not appear to contain catalytic activity; predicted prenylation/proteolysis target of Afc1p and Rce1p; green fluorescent protein (GFP)-fusion protein localizes to the plasma membrane; not an essential gene; YGL082W has a paralog, YPL191C, that arose from the whole genome duplication; ortholog of human MINDY1/FAM63A), producing MDVTFLTKNVQINGTQFKILLQNGQGECALIALANVLLISPAHARYAQEISRLVRGKETVTLNELVQTLADMGVQNPNGTDVDKQQLLQILPQLYSGLNINPEFNGSFEDGVEMSIFRLYNVGIVHGWIIDGDNDPNSYEHVSKYSYMGAQKVLVQSYEIQKNNAQFENSEQIQSDAPYLKSFLARSATQLTEYGLTHLREILVERSYAVLFRNDHFCTLYKNNGELFTLVTDPTYRNRKDINWQSLKSVNGSQDSYYTGNFIPTSLERTETTATGQNESYISNPFSDQNTGHVTSNQVNSGASGVQQIEDDEELARRLQEQEDMRAANNMQNGYANNGRNHQRERFERPEKNSKKNKFLPFNGSNKEKKRDKLKKNCVIM from the coding sequence ATGGATGTTACATTTCTAACCAAAAATGTTCAAATAAATGGCACTCAGTTTAAAATATTACTTCAAAATGGGCAAGGTGAATGCGCGCTAATTGCACTAGCTAACGTATTATTGATATCACCTGCCCATGCTCGCTATGCCCAAGAAATTTCCAGACTAGTGAGAGGCAAGGAAACTGTTACTTTAAACGAACTTGTGCAAACTCTAGCCGACATGGGCGTTCAAAATCCGAATGGTACAGATGTGGACAAACAACAGCTACTCCAAATCCTACCACAATTATATAGCGGATTGAACATCAACCCAGAATTTAACGGATCTTTTGAGGACGGCGTAGAAATGTCGATTTTCAGGCTCTACAATGTCGGCATCGTTCATGGATGGATAATAGATGGGGACAATGATCCGAACTCTTACGAACATGTGTCCAAATATTCTTATATGGGCGCGCAAAAAGTTTTGGTACAGTCGTATGAGATCCAAAAGAATAATGCccaatttgaaaacagcGAGCAAATCCAATCTGATGCACCTTACTTAAAATCGTTTCTGGCAAGATCTGCCACACAATTGACTGAATATGGTCTAACTCATCTCAGAGAAATTTTAGTAGAAAGATCGTATGCCGTGCTTTTTAGAAATGATCACTTTTGCACATTATATAAAAACAATGGCGAATTGTTTACTTTGGTCACGGATCCTACTTACAGAAATCGCAAGGACATAAACTGGCAGTCGCTTAAATCCGTGAATGGATCGCAGGATTCTTACTACACGGGCAACTTCATTCCCACAAGTCTGGAAAGAACAGAAACTACTGCTACCGGGCAAAATGAGTCCTACATTTCTAACCCATTCAGTGACCAGAATACAGGGCATGTAACTAGCAACCAAGTTAATAGTGGAGCAAGCGGTGTTCAACAAATCgaagatgatgaggaaCTAGCTAGGAGGTTACAGGAACAAGAAGATATGCGTGCGGCAAATAACATGCAAAATGGTTATGCTAATAACGGTAGAAATCATCAAAGGGAAAGGTTTGAAAGacctgaaaaaaattcaaagaaaaacaagtTCCTTCCCTTTAATGGGagtaataaagaaaagaaaagagacaagttgaaaaaaaactgtgtAATTATGTGA
- a CDS encoding uncharacterized protein (hypothetical protein; non-essential gene; interacts genetically with CHS5, a gene involved in chitin biosynthesis) has translation MGDIRTFVFAIEDTETTQGLCKTIGRSSSFDQNSLCKPYNLYFDEPELSRQHAVLCIKTPIPKIEGVPSIEQLRICIRDLNNKTGTVNLVSDGPNDEIDLKNGDAFGLIAIDNHPFRDNHHLAAKLIFRIELEYFDEAREIVKCTITNVTFGKNNTVSSFPIHSATSTEDSDSSWYGLSEASTQTEVADECHETNTILTRGGRFSILSLRKRGSKQDQKICSNFDRKIHETSSFEEEIEVCTDTDTTEEKEEEEEKEEGDDEEGEIELEIIRVKRIKGRTKIKKTLTCFSKNKKIITPQHSNSMWLLLIVILIFDRLLSN, from the coding sequence ATGGGTGATATAAGAACTTTTGTTTTCGCTATAGAAGATACGGAAACAACACAAGGTTTGTGTAAAACCATTGGCCGTTCGAGTTCATTTGATCAAAATAGTCTATGTAAGCCGTACAATCTATATTTTGATGAGCCAGAACTAAGCAGACAGCATGCTGTCCTATGTATAAAGACACCAATACCCAAAATTGAAGGAGTTCCCTCTATAGAACAACTCCGCATCTGCATTCGGGATTTGAATAACAAGACTGGTACAGTAAACTTAGTGTCTGATGGGccaaatgatgaaattgatttgaaaaatggtgATGCTTTTGGTTTGATTGCAATTGATAATCATCCTTTTCGCGACAACCATCATTTAGCCGCCAAGTTAATTTTCCGAATTGAACTTGAGTATTTCGATGAAGCAAGGGAAATCGTAAAGTGCACTATTACAAATGTAACATTTGGAAAGAATAATACAGTGTCATCTTTCCCTATTCATTCTGCAACATCCACAGAAGATAGCGATTCAAGTTGGTACGGATTGTCGGAAGCGAGTACGCAAACGGAAGTTGCAGATGAGTGTCATGAAACGAACACCATATTGACTCGAGGTGGTAGGTTTTCTATCCTTTCGTTGAGAAAAAGAGGCAGCAAGCAAGACCAGAAGATCTGCAGTAACTTTGATAGAAAAATACATGAAACGAGTTCTttcgaagaagaaatcgaAGTTTGCACTGACACAGACACcacagaagaaaaagaagaagaagaagaaaaagaagaaggggATGATGAGGAAGGAGAAATAGAACTTGAAATTATTAGagtaaaaagaataaaggGCAGGACgaagataaagaagacGCTTACTTGCTTCTcgaaaaacaagaaaattattaccCCTCAGCACTCCAATAGTATGTGGTTACTACTAATAGTAATCTTGATTTTTGACCGCCTACTATCGAATTaa
- the MPC1 gene encoding pyruvate transporter MPC1 (Highly conserved subunit of mitochondrial pyruvate carrier (MPC); MPC is a mitochondrial inner membrane complex that mediates pyruvate uptake comprised of Mpc1p and Mpc2p during fermentative growth, or Mpc1p and Mpc3p during respiratory growth; null mutant displays slow growth that is complemented by expression of the human or mouse ortholog; mutation in human ortholog MPC1 is associated with lactic acidosis and hyperpyruvatemia) — protein sequence MSQPVQRAAARSFLQKYINKETLKYIFTTHFWGPVSNFGIPIAAIYDLKKDPTLISGPMTFALVTYSGVFMKYALSVSPKNYLLFGCHLINETAQLAQGYRFLKYTYFTTDEEKKALDKEWKEKEKTGKQ from the coding sequence ATGTCTCAACCGGTTCAACGCGCTGCAGCACGCTCATTCCTTCAAAAATacatcaataaagaaactttgaaatataTTTTCACAACACACTTCTGGGGTCCCGTATCAAATTTCGGTATCCCAATTGCTGCTATATATGATCTGAAAAAAGACCCTACACTAATCTCTGGCCCAATGACTTTTGCTTTAGTTACCTATTCAGGTGTTTTCATGAAGTATGCTCTTTCAGTATCACCCAAAAACTACTTACTGTTTGGATGCCACCTTATTAATGAAACTGCGCAATTAGCTCAAGGCTATAGGTTTCTCAAATACACGTATTTCACAACAGATGAGGAGAAGAAAGCTCTAGATAAGGAAtggaaagagaaagaaaaaactggTAAACAGTAA
- the KXD1 gene encoding Kxd1p (Subunit of the BLOC-1 complex involved in endosomal maturation; null mutant is sensitive to drug inducing secretion of vacuolar cargo; GFP-fusion protein localizes to the endosome) has product MVTGISEENDDEETFSAVHSSTPSINSQSYAIPITEEMSSSFHDSISTTSNSSGSFDSDGSNVSDVVEQNEMDNESNVDEDLFLDNDIPQSSNLLPTDAQDPGPIFDVSRYIFDSLKQSIDSADFSEALSLQTKTSAVINSKSLELKQYIDEMKSRLTQLQEKFENGEATSKKIKRDLETSRKNIDYLNAALRVDFPIEFNQAREKILERRLNEDHDC; this is encoded by the coding sequence ATGGTGACCGGAATATCGGAggaaaatgatgatgaagagaCTTTTTCGGCTGTTCATTCTTCAACACCCAGTATTAATTCTCAATCCTACGCGATTCCTATAACAGAGGAAATGTCCAGCTCTTTCCATGATTCGATCAGCACCACTAGCAACTCAAGTGGTAGCTTCGATAGTGATGGAAGTAACGTTTCAGATGTTGTGGAgcaaaatgaaatggaCAATGAATCTAACGTTGACGAAGATTTGTTCCTAGATAACGATATCCCTCAGTCAAGCAATTTGCTACCCACGGATGCCCAGGATCCTGGTCCAATATTTGACGTTTCTagatatatttttgattCTCTAAAACAATCTATTGATTCTGCTGATTTCTCAGAGGCACTTTCTCTACAGACCAAAACCTCCGCTGTTATAAATTCGAAAAGCCTAGAGCTTAAACAATatattgatgaaatgaAGAGCAGGCTCACTCAACTGCAAGAGaagtttgaaaatggtGAGGCtacttcaaaaaaaataaaacgtGATTTAGAAACTTCAAGAAAGAACATCGACTATTTAAACGCTGCTTTGCGTGTCGATTTCCCCATAGAGTTTAATCAGgcaagagaaaaaattcttgagCGCAGATTGAATGAAGACCATGACTGCTGA
- the DBP3 gene encoding RNA-dependent ATPase DBP3 (RNA-Dependent ATPase, member of DExD/H-box family; involved in cleavage of site A3 within the ITS1 spacer during rRNA processing; not essential for growth, but deletion causes severe slow-growth phenotype) has translation MTKEEIADKKRKVVDEEVIEKKKSKKHKKDKKDKKEKKDKKHKKHKKEKKGEKEVEVPEKESEKKPEPTSAVASEFYVQSEALTSLPQSDIDEYFKENEIAVEDSLDLALRPLLSFDYLSLDSSIQAEISKFPKPTPIQAVAWPYLLSGKDVVGVAETGSGKTFAFGVPAISHLMNDQKKRGIQVLVISPTRELASQIYDNLIVLTDKVGMQCCCVYGGVPKDEQRIQLKKSQVVVATPGRLLDLLQEGSVDLSQVNYLVLDEADRMLEKGFEEDIKNIIRETDASKRQTLMFTATWPKEVRELASTFMNNPIKVSIGNTDQLTANKRITQIVEVVDPRGKERKLLELLKKYHSGPKKNEKVLIFALYKKEAARVERNLKYNGYNVAAIHGDLSQQQRTQALNEFKSGKSNLLLATDVAARGLDIPNVKTVINLTFPLTVEDYVHRIGRTGRAGQTGTAHTLFTEQEKHLAGGLVNVLNGANQPVPEDLIKFGTHTKKKEHSAYGSFFKDVDLTKKPKKITFD, from the coding sequence ATGACAAAGGAAGAAATCGCAGacaagaagagaaaggTTGTAGATGAGGAGgtaattgaaaaaaagaagagtaAGAAACACAAAAAGGATAAGAAAgacaagaaggaaaagaaggataaAAAGCATAAAAAGCATaagaaggagaagaagGGTGAGAAGGAAGTGGAAGTACCAGAGAAAGAATCTGAAAAGAAACCTGAACCTACTTCTGCAGTGGCTAGTGAGTTTTATGTTCAGAGTGAAGCACTAACCAGTCTTCCACAATCTGATATTGACGAATATTTcaaggaaaatgaaattgcTGTTGAGGATTCTCTGGATCTAGCCCTACGTCCGCTATTATCATTTGATTATCTTTCTTTAGACTCTTCCATTCAAGCAgaaatttccaaatttccaaaaccAACGCCTATTCAAGCCGTAGCCTGGCCATATTTGTTATCTGGTAAAGATGTTGTTGGTGTTGCTGAGACCGGTTCTGGTAAAACATTTGCTTTCGGTGTTCCAGCTATCAGCCATTTAATGAACgatcaaaagaaaaggggCATACAGGTTCTAGTCATTTCCCCAACTAGAGAACTTGCTTCCCAAATTTATGATAATCTGATTGTATTAACTGACAAGGTTGGTATGCAGTGTTGTTGTGTTTATGGTGGTGTTCCAAAGGATGAGCAAAGAATTCAGTTAAAAAAGTCACAAGTGGTGGTTGCTACACCTGGTAGATTATTAGACCTATTGCAGGAAGGATCTGTTGACTTATCTCAAGTTAATTACTTAGTATTAGACGAGGCAGACAGAATGTTGGAAAAAGgttttgaagaagacatCAAGAATATTATCAGAGAAACTGATGCGTCCAAAAGACAAACTCTAATGTTTACCGCTACCTGGCCAAAGGAAGTCCGTGAATTAGCTTCCACGTTCATGAACAACCCAATCAAAGTATCTATTGGTAACACGGACCAACTAACTGCTAACAAAAGAATTACACAGATTGTTGAAGTGGTGGACCCACgtggaaaagaaagaaagttATTGGAACTGTTGAAAAAGTACCACTCTGGtccaaaaaagaatgaaaaggTCTTGATTTTTGCTCTTTATAAGAAGGAAGCTGCTCGTGTTGAaaggaatttgaaatataaCGGGTATAACGTCGCAGCTATCCATGGTGATTTGTCCCAGCAACAAAGAACGCAAGCATTGAATGAGTTCAAAAGCGGGAAGTCTAACTTGTTACTGGCCACCGACGTTGCAGCAAGAGGTTTAGATATACCAAATGTTAAGACAGTTATTAATTTAACTTTCCCATTGACTGTGGAGGATTATGTCCATAGAATCGGTAGAACTGGTAGAGCTGGTCAAACAGGCACAGCACACACTCTGTTCActgaacaagaaaagcaTTTGGCTGGTGGACTGGTTAACGTTTTGAATGGTGCCAATCAACCTGTTCCTGAAGATTTGATAAAGTTCGGTACTCACACTAAGAAGAAGGAACATAGCGCTTATGGTTCATTCTTTAAGGACGTCGATTTGACtaagaaaccaaaaaaaattactttCGATTAG
- the HNM1 gene encoding Hnm1p (Plasma membrane transporter for choline, ethanolamine, and carnitine; involved in the uptake of nitrogen mustard and the uptake of glycine betaine during hypersaline stress; co-regulated with phospholipid biosynthetic genes and negatively regulated by choline and myo-inositol; human FLVCR2 (MFSD7c), a choline transporter involved in Fowler syndrome, can complement the yeast null mutant), with product MSIRNDNASGGYMQPDQSSNASMHKRDLRVEEEIKPLDDMDSKGAVAADGEVHLRKSFSLWSILGVGFGLTNSWFGISTSMVAGISSGGPMMIVYGIIIVALISICIGTSLGELSSAYPHAGGQFWWSLKLAPPKYKRFAAYMCGSFAYAGSVFTSASTTLSVATEVVGMYALTHPEFIPKRWHIFVCFELLHLFLMFFNCYGKSLPIISSSSLYISLLSFFTITITVLACSHGKFNDAKFVFATFNNETGWKNGGIAFIVGLINPAWSFSCLDCATHMAFEVEKPERVIPIAIMGTVAIGFVTSFCYVIAMFFSIQDLDAVLSSTTGAPILDIYNQALGNKSGAIFLGCLILFTSFGCVIACHTWQARLCWSFARDNGLPLSRLWSQVNPHTGVPLNAHLMSCAWITLIGLLYLASSTAFQSLITGCIAFLLLSYIIPVICLLAKKRNIAHGPFWLGKFGFFSNIVLLGWTVFSVVFFSFPPVLPVTKDNMNYVCVVIVGYTAYSILYWKYKGKKEFHALEESENEQAEYSNNFDTIEDSREFSVAASDVELENEHVPWGKK from the coding sequence ATGAGTATTCGGAATGATAATGCTTCCGGTGGCTATATGCAGCCGGATCAATCTTCGAACGCTTCTATGCACAAAAGAGACTTAAGAGTTGAGGAGGAAATAAAGCCATTGGATGATATGGATAGCAAGGGTGCTGTAGCAGCAGATGGTGAAGTTCATCTAAGAAAGTCATTTTCGTTGTGGTCAATTCTTGGTGTTGGATTCGGTTTGACTAATTCCTGGTTCGGTATTTCTACATCGATGGTTGCAGGTATATCTTCTGGTGGACCCATGATGATTGTTTACGGTATAATTATTGTTGCCCTGATTTCTATTTGCATTGGTACCTCGTTGGGTGAATTATCTTCCGCATATCCGCACGCCGGTGGTCAGTTTTGGTGGTCTTTGAAGCTTGCCCCTCCTAAGTACAAAAGATTTGCGGCCTACATGTGCGGTTCATTTGCTTACGCAGGATCCGTGTTCACAAGTGCTTCAACTACGTTATCCGTTGCTACCGAAGTGGTTGGTATGTACGCTCTGACGCACCCTGAATTCATCCCAAAGAGATGGCATATATTCGTTTGCTTTGAATTGTTGCATTTGTTCTTGATGTTTTTCAACTGTTACGGTAAATCCTTACCTATcatttcatcttcctctCTATACATTTCCCTACTATCCTTTTTCACAATTACAATTACTGTATTGGCATGTTCTCATGGAAAGTTCAACGATGCAAAGTTTGTTTTTGCCACATTTAATAATGAAACAGGTTGGAAGAACGGCGGTATCGCCTTTATTGTCGGTTTGATTAACCCAGCTTGGTCATTTTCGTGCCTTGACTGTGCAACCCATATGGCGTTTGAAGTTGAAAAACCAGAAAGAGTTATTCCCATTGCTATCATGGGAACAGTCGCCATTGGGTTTGTCACTTCCTTTTGTTATGTTATCGCTATGTTCTTCTCTATACAAGATCTGGACGCTGTCTTGTCTTCTACAACAGGCGCCCCAATCTTGGACATTTATAATCAGGCATTGGGTAATAAATCAGGTGCGATTTTCCTGGGTTGCTTGATTCTATTTACCTCTTTTGGTTGCGTCATTGCTTGTCACACTTGGCAGGCAAGGTTATGTTGGTCATTTGCCAGGGACAATGGTCTTCCATTATCCCGTTTATGGTCGCAAGTTAACCCACACACTGGTGTACCTTTGAACGCTCATTTAATGTCATGCGCTTGGATAACCCTCATTGGCCTACTTTATTTGGCTTCCAGTACGGCTTTTCAGTCCTTAATTACAGGTTGTATTgcatttttattgttatcCTACATCATTCCGGTTATATGTTTACTTGCTAAAAAGCGTAACATAGCTCATGGTCCATTCTGGCTTGgaaaatttggatttttttcaaacattGTTCTTTTGGGTTGGACTGTCTTTTCTGTggtctttttttcctttccaCCAGTTTTACCTGTGACAAAGGATAACATGAACTATGTTTGTGTAGTTATTGTTGGTTATACTGCGTATTCGATTCTTTACTGGAAATACAAGGGTAAGAAGGAATTCCACGCTTTAGAAGAATCTGAGAACGAACAGGCTGAATATAGTAATAACTTCGATACCATTGAAGATAGTCGAGAATTTTCCGTTGCGGCCTCTGACGTTGAACTCGAAAATGAACACGTACCGTGGGGAAAGAAGTGA